One window of the Bombus affinis isolate iyBomAffi1 chromosome 10, iyBomAffi1.2, whole genome shotgun sequence genome contains the following:
- the LOC126921308 gene encoding pre-piRNA 3'-exonuclease trimmer-like isoform X4, producing the protein MNEVLNSNFDAVYPRIENAINNAAFIAIDAEMSGIHTERDLKNSLFDTLNDRYTAWKRNIQQFVIVQFGITTFYRVPSKNAYKADSFTFYLFPRSIPLKNRQLSWEVEAMDFLYKHGFDFNKFLVGGISYIDEIDEKLMLDHITQGDVENCLSLLSYDEEENFKECKSKVCEWISNKSENAPLKLETITPMVQYVLHKDLRNNYNDIWTTSDCKSIDVMKISSNAQDDLSKKNNLEDVLLDFYLGFSKVFKLLSSSKKMIIGHNILLDLMFMHQQFYKPLPDSYKEFKSNIHTLFPQIYDTKFLSFELRKLHSKDEVNWKINSLNILYEYFTTQGRIITYNSPEIIFNEEFSHKKNYHSAGWDSYFCGYIFVKMAHIFCVKKFGTGLEERIASHTELMSSVKDFINSINITRGNEIYMKLDGEDPVLSRPEWLHVKLKSPSLDIKQYQFFFS; encoded by the exons ATGAATGAAGTTTTGAATAGCAATTTTGATGCTGTGTATCCACGGATAGAGAATGCTATAAACAATGCAGCTTTCATTGCGATAGATGCTGAAATGTCAGGTATACATACGGAGAGAGATTTGAAAAATAG TTTATTTGATACTCTCAATGATCGTTACACGGCATGGAAAAGAAACATTCAGCAATTCGTAATTGTACAATTTGGCATTACAACTTTTTATCGTGTTCCCTCTAAGAATGCCTATAAAGCGGACAGCTTTACTTTTTACTTGTTTCCTAGATCTATACCATTAAAAAATAGACAATTGTCATGGGAAGTGGAAGCGATGGATTTCCTTTATAAACATGGCTTTGATTTTAATAAA TTCTTAGTCGGAGGTATTTCATATATTGACGAAATAGATGAGAAATTAATGCTTGATCACATAACACAAGGTGATGTAGAAAATTGTTTATCACTTTTATCCTACGACGAAGAAGAAAATTTCAAAGAGTGCAAGAGCAAGGTTTGTGAATGGATTTCTAATAAGTCAGAAAATGCACCGTTAAAGTTGGAAACTATCACTCCTATGGTACAGTATGTATTACATAAAGACTTAAGGAATAATTACAACGATATTTGGACTACGTCAGACTGTAAATCA ATAGATGTTATGAAAATATCGAGTAATGCACAGGATGATTTGTCCAAGAAGAATAATTTGGAAGATGTACTGCTAGATTTTTATTTAGGTTTTTCCAAAGTATTTAAGCTTTTGTCCTCTAGTAAGAAAATGATAATAGGGCACAATATACTTTTGGATTTAATGTTCATGCATCAACAATTCTATAAGCCACTACCAG ATTCATACAAAGAATTCAAAAgtaatatacatacattattTCCACAAATATATGACACAAAATTCTTAAGCTTTGAGTTGCGAAAATTACATAGCAAGGATGAAG TAAACTGGAAAATAAAttcattgaatattttgtacgaATATTTTACAACTCAAGGACGAATTATAACTTATAATTCACCAGAGATTATCTTTAATGAAGAATTTTCAC ATAAAAAGAATTATCATAGCGCTGGGTGGGATTCTTACTTTTGTGGATATATATTTGTGAAAATGGCACATATATTTTGTGTAAAGAAATTTGGGAC GGGTTTAGAAGAAAGGATAGCGTCCCATACTGAGTTAATGAGCAGTgtaaaagattttataaattctataaatataaCCAGAGGCAATGAAATATATATG AAACTTGATGGAGAAGATCCAGTGTTATCGAGACCAGAATGGCTTCATGTCAAGTTGAAGTCACCATCTCTAGATATCAAGCAG TACCAATTTTTTTTCAGTTAA
- the LOC126921308 gene encoding pre-piRNA 3'-exonuclease trimmer-like isoform X3, with product MNEVLNSNFDAVYPRIENAINNAAFIAIDAEMSGIHTERDLKNSLFDTLNDRYTAWKRNIQQFVIVQFGITTFYRVPSKNAYKADSFTFYLFPRSIPLKNRQLSWEVEAMDFLYKHGFDFNKFLVGGISYIDEIDEKLMLDHITQGDVENCLSLLSYDEEENFKECKSKVCEWISNKSENAPLKLETITPMVQYVLHKDLRNNYNDIWTTSDCKSIDVMKISSNAQDDLSKKNNLEDVLLDFYLGFSKVFKLLSSSKKMIIGHNILLDLMFMHQQFYKPLPDSYKEFKSNIHTLFPQIYDTKFLSFELRKLHSKDEVNWKINSLNILYEYFTTQGRIITYNSPEIIFNEEFSHKKNYHSAGWDSYFCGYIFVKMAHIFCVKKFGTGLEERIASHTELMSSVKDFINSINITRGNEIYMKLDGEDPVLSRPEWLHVKLKSPSLDIKQLMMKFSSYGSMDVMPFARRRVLVAVSNHNTVSNKRNKATVRK from the exons ATGAATGAAGTTTTGAATAGCAATTTTGATGCTGTGTATCCACGGATAGAGAATGCTATAAACAATGCAGCTTTCATTGCGATAGATGCTGAAATGTCAGGTATACATACGGAGAGAGATTTGAAAAATAG TTTATTTGATACTCTCAATGATCGTTACACGGCATGGAAAAGAAACATTCAGCAATTCGTAATTGTACAATTTGGCATTACAACTTTTTATCGTGTTCCCTCTAAGAATGCCTATAAAGCGGACAGCTTTACTTTTTACTTGTTTCCTAGATCTATACCATTAAAAAATAGACAATTGTCATGGGAAGTGGAAGCGATGGATTTCCTTTATAAACATGGCTTTGATTTTAATAAA TTCTTAGTCGGAGGTATTTCATATATTGACGAAATAGATGAGAAATTAATGCTTGATCACATAACACAAGGTGATGTAGAAAATTGTTTATCACTTTTATCCTACGACGAAGAAGAAAATTTCAAAGAGTGCAAGAGCAAGGTTTGTGAATGGATTTCTAATAAGTCAGAAAATGCACCGTTAAAGTTGGAAACTATCACTCCTATGGTACAGTATGTATTACATAAAGACTTAAGGAATAATTACAACGATATTTGGACTACGTCAGACTGTAAATCA ATAGATGTTATGAAAATATCGAGTAATGCACAGGATGATTTGTCCAAGAAGAATAATTTGGAAGATGTACTGCTAGATTTTTATTTAGGTTTTTCCAAAGTATTTAAGCTTTTGTCCTCTAGTAAGAAAATGATAATAGGGCACAATATACTTTTGGATTTAATGTTCATGCATCAACAATTCTATAAGCCACTACCAG ATTCATACAAAGAATTCAAAAgtaatatacatacattattTCCACAAATATATGACACAAAATTCTTAAGCTTTGAGTTGCGAAAATTACATAGCAAGGATGAAG TAAACTGGAAAATAAAttcattgaatattttgtacgaATATTTTACAACTCAAGGACGAATTATAACTTATAATTCACCAGAGATTATCTTTAATGAAGAATTTTCAC ATAAAAAGAATTATCATAGCGCTGGGTGGGATTCTTACTTTTGTGGATATATATTTGTGAAAATGGCACATATATTTTGTGTAAAGAAATTTGGGAC GGGTTTAGAAGAAAGGATAGCGTCCCATACTGAGTTAATGAGCAGTgtaaaagattttataaattctataaatataaCCAGAGGCAATGAAATATATATG AAACTTGATGGAGAAGATCCAGTGTTATCGAGACCAGAATGGCTTCATGTCAAGTTGAAGTCACCATCTCTAGATATCAAGCAG TTAATGATGAAATTCTCATCTTATGGTTCAATGGATGTAATGCCCTTTGCTCGGAGACGCGTTTTAGTAGCTGTCTCAAACCACAATAC AGTTAGTAACAAACGGAACAAGGCGACAGTCCGCAAATGA
- the LOC126921308 gene encoding pre-piRNA 3'-exonuclease trimmer-like isoform X1 — protein MNEVLNSNFDAVYPRIENAINNAAFIAIDAEMSGIHTERDLKNSLFDTLNDRYTAWKRNIQQFVIVQFGITTFYRVPSKNAYKADSFTFYLFPRSIPLKNRQLSWEVEAMDFLYKHGFDFNKFLVGGISYIDEIDEKLMLDHITQGDVENCLSLLSYDEEENFKECKSKVCEWISNKSENAPLKLETITPMVQYVLHKDLRNNYNDIWTTSDCKSIDVMKISSNAQDDLSKKNNLEDVLLDFYLGFSKVFKLLSSSKKMIIGHNILLDLMFMHQQFYKPLPDSYKEFKSNIHTLFPQIYDTKFLSFELRKLHSKDEVNWKINSLNILYEYFTTQGRIITYNSPEIIFNEEFSHKKNYHSAGWDSYFCGYIFVKMAHIFCVKKFGTGLEERIASHTELMSSVKDFINSINITRGNEIYMKLDGEDPVLSRPEWLHVKLKSPSLDIKQLMMKFSSYGSMDVMPFARRRVLVAVSNHNTASEILRRFKSSEELQVTRYNRIKHATSMTILLWSGAVLSGGILAWMLKNISKTYINQCIS, from the exons ATGAATGAAGTTTTGAATAGCAATTTTGATGCTGTGTATCCACGGATAGAGAATGCTATAAACAATGCAGCTTTCATTGCGATAGATGCTGAAATGTCAGGTATACATACGGAGAGAGATTTGAAAAATAG TTTATTTGATACTCTCAATGATCGTTACACGGCATGGAAAAGAAACATTCAGCAATTCGTAATTGTACAATTTGGCATTACAACTTTTTATCGTGTTCCCTCTAAGAATGCCTATAAAGCGGACAGCTTTACTTTTTACTTGTTTCCTAGATCTATACCATTAAAAAATAGACAATTGTCATGGGAAGTGGAAGCGATGGATTTCCTTTATAAACATGGCTTTGATTTTAATAAA TTCTTAGTCGGAGGTATTTCATATATTGACGAAATAGATGAGAAATTAATGCTTGATCACATAACACAAGGTGATGTAGAAAATTGTTTATCACTTTTATCCTACGACGAAGAAGAAAATTTCAAAGAGTGCAAGAGCAAGGTTTGTGAATGGATTTCTAATAAGTCAGAAAATGCACCGTTAAAGTTGGAAACTATCACTCCTATGGTACAGTATGTATTACATAAAGACTTAAGGAATAATTACAACGATATTTGGACTACGTCAGACTGTAAATCA ATAGATGTTATGAAAATATCGAGTAATGCACAGGATGATTTGTCCAAGAAGAATAATTTGGAAGATGTACTGCTAGATTTTTATTTAGGTTTTTCCAAAGTATTTAAGCTTTTGTCCTCTAGTAAGAAAATGATAATAGGGCACAATATACTTTTGGATTTAATGTTCATGCATCAACAATTCTATAAGCCACTACCAG ATTCATACAAAGAATTCAAAAgtaatatacatacattattTCCACAAATATATGACACAAAATTCTTAAGCTTTGAGTTGCGAAAATTACATAGCAAGGATGAAG TAAACTGGAAAATAAAttcattgaatattttgtacgaATATTTTACAACTCAAGGACGAATTATAACTTATAATTCACCAGAGATTATCTTTAATGAAGAATTTTCAC ATAAAAAGAATTATCATAGCGCTGGGTGGGATTCTTACTTTTGTGGATATATATTTGTGAAAATGGCACATATATTTTGTGTAAAGAAATTTGGGAC GGGTTTAGAAGAAAGGATAGCGTCCCATACTGAGTTAATGAGCAGTgtaaaagattttataaattctataaatataaCCAGAGGCAATGAAATATATATG AAACTTGATGGAGAAGATCCAGTGTTATCGAGACCAGAATGGCTTCATGTCAAGTTGAAGTCACCATCTCTAGATATCAAGCAG TTAATGATGAAATTCTCATCTTATGGTTCAATGGATGTAATGCCCTTTGCTCGGAGACGCGTTTTAGTAGCTGTCTCAAACCACAATAC CGCGTCGGAGATATTGCGGCGATTCAAGAGCAGCGAGGAATTACAGGTGACACGGTACAACCGCATAAAACACGCGACGTCCATGACCATTCTTTTGTG GAGCGGAGCTGTTCTGTCCGGAGGTATTCTTGCCTggatgttaaaaaatatttctaaaacgTATATCAATCAATGCATATCTTAA
- the LOC126921308 gene encoding pre-piRNA 3'-exonuclease trimmer-like isoform X2 — MNEVLNSNFDAVYPRIENAINNAAFIAIDAEMSGIHTERDLKNSLFDTLNDRYTAWKRNIQQFVIVQFGITTFYRVPSKNAYKADSFTFYLFPRSIPLKNRQLSWEVEAMDFLYKHGFDFNKFLVGGISYIDEIDEKLMLDHITQGDVENCLSLLSYDEEENFKECKSKVCEWISNKSENAPLKLETITPMVQYVLHKDLRNNYNDIWTTSDCKSVYVMKISSNAQDDLSKKNNLEDVLLDFYLGFSKVFKLLSSSKKMIIGHNILLDLMFMHQQFYKPLPDSYKEFKSNIHTLFPQIYDTKFLSFELRKLHSKDEVNWKINSLNILYEYFTTQGRIITYNSPEIIFNEEFSHKKNYHSAGWDSYFCGYIFVKMAHIFCVKKFGTGLEERIASHTELMSSVKDFINSINITRGNEIYMKLDGEDPVLSRPEWLHVKLKSPSLDIKQLMMKFSSYGSMDVMPFARRRVLVAVSNHNTASEILRRFKSSEELQVTRYNRIKHATSMTILLWSGAVLSGGILAWMLKNISKTYINQCIS; from the exons ATGAATGAAGTTTTGAATAGCAATTTTGATGCTGTGTATCCACGGATAGAGAATGCTATAAACAATGCAGCTTTCATTGCGATAGATGCTGAAATGTCAGGTATACATACGGAGAGAGATTTGAAAAATAG TTTATTTGATACTCTCAATGATCGTTACACGGCATGGAAAAGAAACATTCAGCAATTCGTAATTGTACAATTTGGCATTACAACTTTTTATCGTGTTCCCTCTAAGAATGCCTATAAAGCGGACAGCTTTACTTTTTACTTGTTTCCTAGATCTATACCATTAAAAAATAGACAATTGTCATGGGAAGTGGAAGCGATGGATTTCCTTTATAAACATGGCTTTGATTTTAATAAA TTCTTAGTCGGAGGTATTTCATATATTGACGAAATAGATGAGAAATTAATGCTTGATCACATAACACAAGGTGATGTAGAAAATTGTTTATCACTTTTATCCTACGACGAAGAAGAAAATTTCAAAGAGTGCAAGAGCAAGGTTTGTGAATGGATTTCTAATAAGTCAGAAAATGCACCGTTAAAGTTGGAAACTATCACTCCTATGGTACAGTATGTATTACATAAAGACTTAAGGAATAATTACAACGATATTTGGACTACGTCAGACTGTAAATCAGTAT ATGTTATGAAAATATCGAGTAATGCACAGGATGATTTGTCCAAGAAGAATAATTTGGAAGATGTACTGCTAGATTTTTATTTAGGTTTTTCCAAAGTATTTAAGCTTTTGTCCTCTAGTAAGAAAATGATAATAGGGCACAATATACTTTTGGATTTAATGTTCATGCATCAACAATTCTATAAGCCACTACCAG ATTCATACAAAGAATTCAAAAgtaatatacatacattattTCCACAAATATATGACACAAAATTCTTAAGCTTTGAGTTGCGAAAATTACATAGCAAGGATGAAG TAAACTGGAAAATAAAttcattgaatattttgtacgaATATTTTACAACTCAAGGACGAATTATAACTTATAATTCACCAGAGATTATCTTTAATGAAGAATTTTCAC ATAAAAAGAATTATCATAGCGCTGGGTGGGATTCTTACTTTTGTGGATATATATTTGTGAAAATGGCACATATATTTTGTGTAAAGAAATTTGGGAC GGGTTTAGAAGAAAGGATAGCGTCCCATACTGAGTTAATGAGCAGTgtaaaagattttataaattctataaatataaCCAGAGGCAATGAAATATATATG AAACTTGATGGAGAAGATCCAGTGTTATCGAGACCAGAATGGCTTCATGTCAAGTTGAAGTCACCATCTCTAGATATCAAGCAG TTAATGATGAAATTCTCATCTTATGGTTCAATGGATGTAATGCCCTTTGCTCGGAGACGCGTTTTAGTAGCTGTCTCAAACCACAATAC CGCGTCGGAGATATTGCGGCGATTCAAGAGCAGCGAGGAATTACAGGTGACACGGTACAACCGCATAAAACACGCGACGTCCATGACCATTCTTTTGTG GAGCGGAGCTGTTCTGTCCGGAGGTATTCTTGCCTggatgttaaaaaatatttctaaaacgTATATCAATCAATGCATATCTTAA